One part of the Nitrospinota bacterium genome encodes these proteins:
- a CDS encoding iron dicitrate transport regulator FecR, which yields MEKLEILHKSSDLIRKSRRTLFLTSAGMSADSNIPTFRDKDGYWKNFPPFKEKNLEAQDLASPWAFRNELPHAWAFYEWRRRNAEENQPHEGYRIINKWLETQDGFIHTTNTDGMHLRSGCPADRILEVHGSMWRLQCLNTCTYQFWDELSVPLCDLNTSTMKASNYPVCKSCTGIARPHILMFGDGEYIGHPEQEGSFKRFLQEPVDLVVLVGSSGAVPTNDYIAVQLQRQGTPVININLDSSSNSIVNTDLFIQMKGKEAFTELHRITFGSTD from the coding sequence ATGGAAAAGCTTGAAATTCTTCATAAGTCATCGGACTTGATCAGGAAGTCCAGGCGTACCTTGTTCTTAACGAGTGCTGGCATGAGTGCCGACTCCAATATCCCTACATTTAGGGACAAAGATGGTTATTGGAAAAACTTTCCACCGTTCAAGGAAAAAAATCTGGAAGCTCAAGACCTTGCCAGTCCCTGGGCATTTCGCAACGAGTTGCCTCACGCATGGGCGTTCTACGAATGGCGAAGGAGGAATGCTGAAGAAAACCAGCCACATGAAGGTTATCGAATTATCAACAAGTGGCTTGAAACCCAGGATGGATTCATTCATACGACCAATACTGATGGGATGCATTTAAGATCGGGTTGCCCCGCAGACCGCATCTTGGAAGTCCACGGCTCTATGTGGAGGTTACAATGCCTAAACACCTGCACCTACCAGTTTTGGGATGAACTTTCGGTCCCACTCTGCGATCTGAACACGAGTACCATGAAAGCTTCTAATTATCCAGTCTGCAAAAGTTGTACGGGGATTGCCCGTCCGCATATTCTCATGTTCGGAGATGGGGAATACATCGGTCACCCGGAGCAGGAGGGAAGTTTCAAAAGGTTCCTGCAGGAACCAGTTGATCTGGTTGTTCTTGTAGGCAGTTCAGGAGCGGTTCCAACCAATGACTATATTGCTGTCCAATTACAAAGACAGGGAACTCCCGTCATCAATATCAACCTGGATTCATCCAGTAATAGCATTGTTAATACTGATCTTTTTATTCAAATGAAAGGCAAAGAAGCATTCACTGAACTGCATCGAATCACTTTCGGAAGCACGGATTGA
- a CDS encoding phosphoadenylyl-sulfate reductase, producing the protein MDPKDFETKSPEELLRWSMDNYGLKAGLASSFGVEDMVLIDMISKLGGPITIFTLDTGRLHEETYELMERVRTKYGLEVKTYFPDNKKVEDLIGQKGFFSFRESVENRKECCHIRKVEPLNRALSGLKAWVTGIRRSQGVTRTDIPKVMEDADHPPLIKINPLAEWSEEQMMNYITENNVPINVLHKRNYPSIGCAPCTRPVEPGEDIRAGRWWWENPEHKECGLHQR; encoded by the coding sequence ATAGACCCGAAAGATTTTGAAACCAAATCACCCGAAGAACTGCTGCGCTGGAGCATGGACAATTACGGCCTCAAAGCCGGTCTGGCTTCCAGTTTCGGAGTGGAAGACATGGTACTCATTGATATGATTTCCAAACTCGGCGGCCCAATCACCATTTTCACCCTGGATACAGGAAGACTTCACGAAGAAACCTATGAGCTGATGGAACGGGTACGCACCAAATATGGACTCGAAGTTAAAACTTATTTTCCAGACAATAAGAAAGTTGAAGATTTAATTGGACAAAAAGGGTTCTTCTCATTTCGCGAAAGCGTGGAAAACCGCAAGGAATGTTGTCATATCCGTAAAGTAGAGCCGCTGAACAGAGCGTTGAGCGGACTGAAAGCCTGGGTCACCGGGATCAGGCGATCACAGGGAGTCACACGAACAGATATACCAAAAGTCATGGAAGATGCCGACCATCCCCCTTTGATCAAAATCAATCCGCTTGCAGAGTGGAGCGAGGAACAGATGATGAACTATATCACCGAGAATAACGTGCCCATCAATGTACTGCATAAAAGGAATTATCCCAGCATTGGCTGTGCCCCCTGCACACGACCCGTGGAACCCGGAGAAGACATACGTGCCGGGCGCTGGTGGTGGGAAAACCCGGAACATAAAGAATGTGGCCTTCACCAGCGATAA
- a CDS encoding HD domain-containing protein, with the protein MTIINNTCQFVENKLAGEGSGHDWWHIYRVWNLAKKLAEQEGANSLIVELSALLHDIADWKFHDGDDTKGPQMAEQFLSENHVDRNVIDPVIEIIATISYKGAGVSTPMKTLEGKVVQDADRLDAIGAMGIARTFAYGGHKNRLMYHPDEKPVMHKSFAEYKKNTGHTINHFYEKLLLLKDRMNTASAKKMAERRHQFMQVFLDQFYEEWDGKA; encoded by the coding sequence ATGACAATTATAAATAATACTTGTCAGTTTGTAGAAAATAAGCTTGCGGGAGAAGGATCCGGTCATGACTGGTGGCATATCTACAGGGTATGGAACCTTGCCAAAAAGCTGGCTGAACAAGAAGGAGCTAATTCACTCATTGTCGAGTTGTCTGCACTTCTACACGATATTGCTGACTGGAAATTCCATGATGGGGATGACACCAAAGGCCCGCAGATGGCGGAACAATTTCTATCAGAAAATCATGTCGATCGTAATGTGATCGATCCAGTCATTGAAATCATAGCTACAATTTCTTACAAAGGTGCCGGTGTATCGACCCCGATGAAAACACTTGAAGGAAAAGTGGTGCAGGATGCAGATCGCCTCGATGCTATTGGGGCAATGGGTATCGCTCGTACTTTTGCCTATGGTGGGCATAAAAACCGTTTGATGTACCACCCTGATGAAAAACCGGTCATGCATAAGAGTTTCGCGGAATATAAAAAAAACACCGGGCACACCATTAACCATTTTTATGAAAAACTGCTTTTATTAAAAGACAGGATGAACACCGCATCAGCTAAAAAAATGGCTGAACGAAGACATCAATTCATGCAGGTATTTCTTGACCAGTTTTACGAGGAGTGGGATGGAAAAGCTTGA